The Nakamurella antarctica genomic interval GCGGACCAGGCGGTGCGGTGTGGTCCGGGCCTGGGTCCGGGTTGCTCATACCCGCGGAGATCTGGCGTGGTACCCGTCTTCCGCGTCTGCAGCCTCTACCTCGTCACGGCTGATCCCGAGGATAAAGAGCACCGGATCCAGGAATGGTTGATTCAGTGCGGTATCGGCGCATTCCGCGACAATGGGCTTTGCGTTGAACGCGATACCCAACCCGGCGGCGGCGAGCATGTCGATGTCGTTGGCGCCGTCTCCGACGGCTACTGTCTGGTTCATCGGCACACCGGATTCCATCGCGAATCTTGCCAGCGCCCTTGCCTTACCCTGCCGATCGACCACCTCGCCCACAACCCGTCCCGTCAGTCGTCCGTCCACCACTTCCAATGTGTTGGCGGCGACGAAATCGAGATTGAGTTCTTTCACGAGGTGCCCCGTCACCTGGGTGAAACCGCCCGAAACGATGCCACACCGATACCCCAGCCGTTTGAGTGTGCGAATCGTCGTCCGCGCTCCGGGCGTGAGCTCCAAACTGCTGCCGACCTCGTCGAGAACCGCGGCATCCAACCCCGCCAGCATGGCGACCCGGCGGTGCAGTGACTCTGCAAAGTCCAGCTCACCGCGCATTGCGGCCTTCGTGATCTCCTCTACTTCGGCGAGACGCCCCGTGTGGTCTGCGAGCAACTCGATCACCTCACCCGTAATCAGCGTCGAGTCGACGTCAAAAACGATCAGCCGTTTCGAGCGCCGCGCCAGGCCCGCTCGCTGAACCGCCACATCAAAACCTGCTGCTGCGCCGATCTTCGTGACGGCCAGCCGCAGCTCTTCGTCATCCGGAGCGGTCACGAATAGCTCGATACCGGTGACCGGGTAATCAGCAATGCGTTTAATGGTTTCAATGTTGACGCCGAGCTCGCCGAATCTCCGAGCAAGATCCCCGATAGCTTTGGCCTGCAACGGTTTCCCCATCACTACCAGGACATGGGTTGACGTGTCCCTGCCGCTTTCAAGATCGCCGCCGATCGACACCTGCAGTTGCATGCCGATAGAAGCCATGCCTTGTTCGACCGCTTCCTGGAGGGATTCCGGGTCGCCCCCAGTACTAACAAGCACGCCGAGGGTCAACTGCCCGCGGACCACCACCTGGTCGACGTCCAGGACATCTGCGCCATGCCGGCTGAGCATCCCGAACAACACACCTGTAACCCCGGGCCTATCGCGTCCAGACACAGTAAATAGCACCGAACTTTTCGCCATCGAAAGACTCCTCGCTCGAGAAACAGCAGGCAGGCCTCATCACAGACCCGTACGCAACGAATCCCGCTGCCTCGATTGGCAGCGGGACTCGTCACAACAGATTCGTCAGAGGGACTCGGGGATCCTGACATGATCGCTGGATTCAAGATCGTCCAGCGGCTTCCAGTCCCGATTCGGGTGCGCTTCGTGCTTGAGCCGTTCCACCATGTGCGGGTGGTGCAACTCGAACGCTGGGCGCTCGCTACGGATTCGCGGGAGCGAAAGGAAGTTGTGCCGTGGCGGCGGTGAACTCGTTGCCCACTCGAGCGAGTTGCCGTAGCCCCACGGGTCATCAGCGGTGGTGATCTCGCCATGACGCCAAGACCTGATGACGTTCCATACGAACGGCAATACTGAGGCTCCCAAGATGAAGGATCCGACAGTAGAGATGACATTGAGCGTTGTGAAGCCGTCGGAAGGAAGATAGTCCGCGTAGCGACGCGGCATACCCATGTTGCCCAGCCAATGCTGCACCAGGAAGGTGAGGTGGAACCCGATGAACGTCAGCCAGAAATGCATCTTCCCGAGGCCTTCGTCAAGGAATCTGCCCGTCATCTTCGGGAACCAAAAGTAGATCCCACCGAAGGTTGCGAAGACGATCACGCCGAACAACACGTAATGGAAATGCGCTACCACGAAGTAGCTATCGGAGACGTGGAAATCGATTGCCGGGGCAGCGAGAATGACGCCCGTCAAGCCTCCGAACAGGAAGGTGACCAGGAACCCGCACACGAACAGCATGGGTGTTTCGTATGTCAACTGCCCCTTCCACATAGTGCCAATCCAGTTGAAGAACTTCAGACCGGTCGGCACCGCGATCAGGAACGTCATCATGCTGAAGAACGGAAGCAACACACCGCCCGTGGCGTACATGTGGTGCGCCCACACCGCAACTGACAGTGCAGCGATGGAGATGGTGGCAAATACCAGGCCGCGATATCCGAAGATTGGCTTCCGGCTAAACACGGGAATGATTTCGGAGACGATGCCGAAGAATGGCAAAGCGAGGATGTAGACCTCAGGATGGCCGAAGAACCAGAACAGGTGCTGGAAGAGAATCGCTCCACCGTTTGCCGGGTCGAAGACATGGGAACCGAAGTGTCTATCGGCCGCCAGTCCGAACAAGGCTGCGGTAAGAACTGGGAAAGCAACCAAAACTAGGATGGAGGTGATCAGGATGGTCCAGGTAAAGGCAGAAATCCGCCACATCGTCATACCCGGTGCACGCAGGCAGATGATCGTCGTGATCATGTTGACGGCGCCGAGAATGGTGCCGAGACCACCGACTGCTAGACCCATGATCCACAGATCACCGCCGACTCCTGGCGAGTTCTCCACGCCGGACAACGGCGTGTAAGCGGTCCAGCCGAACGCAGCCGCTCCGCCGGGAGTGAAGAATCCGGACAGCGCAATAAGGGCACCGAAAAGGAACAGCCAGTAGGAGAACGCATTCAACCGGGGGAAGGCGACGTCGGGCGCGCCGATCTGCAGCGGCATGATGAAGTTCGCGAAGCCGAAGACGATCGGGGTTGCGTAGAACAACAACATGACAGTGCCGTGCATGGTGAACAGCTGGTTGTACTGATCATTCGACAGGAACTGCATCCCAGGCTGCGCCAGCTCGGCGCGCATCAGCAGCGCCATGACGCCGCCGATCATAAAGAACGTCATGCACGTAACGATGTACATGATGCCAAGGGTTTTATGGTCTGTCGTCTTCAACATTGACAGGAACTTGGTGCCCCGAGCAGCGCGTTGGACCGTAACGGGCCTACTCACAACAGGGCGGGGAGCGAGGGCGGTCACTACGATCCTCCAGCTAATCGGCGTACTGGCAACACAGGAAATCTTACTCTTCGCGAGCCGCCGCGCACAGGGCGCGATCGAGATTGTGAAGCTGTAGACGAGCTTAGTCCGAGATTGGGCGAGAGGTGCGCCGGGGTCCGCGCGGCGGCGCGCCACATTTTGAGGGGGCCATCACGATCGGCGCCGATGACGGCCCTCCCGGACCACATTCATGGGCTCCGAAAAGGAGAAGGATGTTCCCTTCATCACGACGCCACGAACGAGTAGCTGAAGGTACATACGTGGAACGAAAAAAGCTCTGACCCTCAGGTCAGAGCTTCTTCGAAACGATCCGTGCTTGGCATCTCCGTTATCCGGGATGCTGCCAAACATGGTGGAGCTGAGGGGACTCGAACCCCTGACCCCCACACTGCCAGTGTGGTGCGCTACCAGCTGCGCCACAGCCCCGTGCTGCCCTACGAGATTACCAAGCCCGGCCCGCGCATTCCTAATTGGCCGGTCAGCGCGGTGCGGTAGCTAGGAAGCCAAGAGATTGGTCAGCCAGTTGACGTCGTCAGTATTAACTCCTTTGTTTCCCACCAACACGACCGGGGCACCTACCCCTCCCAGGGCTTGAGTCAACCGCGCCTCGCTCGCGGTGTTCGCAGCAGCGGCTGCCGCGGTATCCCCGCCTCGCAGACAGGCCAGAGCCTTTCCCACTGCGGCTTCGTTGCCCGTGGCACCCACAGCAGTGCGAGCCTGCGTCAATTGGTCTACGAGTTGCTCGGTGCTCAGGTCTGTGAAGGTGTTCTCCTGTGGCTGCACATCCTGTGCGAAGAGTTGTTCGTGGAAACGCGAAAATGTACCCGGTTCCGGTCCGAGGTTGGTGGCTACGCACAGTTGGGCAGCCGCGGCGCGGGTCGAGTAGGTCTGGGTGATTGAACGTGCGTCCAAGTAGGTCAGCAGGTGATAGCGCACGGTCAGCTTGCCCTCATCCATTGCTTGGGCGATTTGCTGGCCGTACTGCCGCTCGAACTGACCGCAGTTCGCGCATAACGCGTCGGTGAAATAATCAATGCTCACAGGCGCAGTTTTTGTTCCCACTGCGATGACGCCGTCGATAACCGTGGCAGTGGTTGATGTCGCGCTGCCGTATCCGTCGTTCTGAATCGCCGTATTCACCTTGTTCAGGACCAGACCCACCACCAGTACAACAGCCATCACCACCACCACGATGCCGCCGATGATGAGCTGCTTCGACTGTGGACCAGCCTTCCGTTCCGAGGCCACGGATTGTCTTTTGATCGCACTACCCGCAGGGCCGCTACCGACGGCTGTCCGAAGCTCAGCGGGCGGCGGCGCAATCCAGCCAGGACGGACGGCGGTCTCCCCTTGGTCCGGCTCCGCCGGTAGCGGCTCATCCGCCGCAGGGGTATCGGAAACGTCATGCGGATCGCGGCTTACCACCTTGAACGCTCACCTTCTATTGCCGAGTTTGCGGCGCATCACAGGATGCGCCGCAAACTATGTCGGTCTGCGCAGACAGGAATGCAGCCCGAGAGATCAGTCGAAACCGGTCGGAGCTACTTCGCTGCAGGAGCTTGGTACACAACGTCCATCACGAAGATGGACGCGGGGTTAGCCGGAACAGCTGCCGCTGAAGCCGACGCCGGGATTTCAGGGGTCGCCGGAATTTGGAGCATGATGCGACTGCCCACCGGAATGCCGAGCAGACTTTGGAGTTCCGGGATACCACCGAGGGTGATTTTTTGGGGACCACCATTTTCCCAGGTTGTCCCCGCTTTTTTACCGTCATATCCGTAGCTTGCGAATTGCAGGAACGCATCGCCGGCAACCAGCGGCGCACCGGTGCCCTTGGCGAGGATTGTTGTCACGATGCCAGCTGGCTCGGCCGTCCCCGCGGGGACGGTCACTGTCGGGAAGGCGCCCAGTGCGCCTTCAACGGTCGGTAGACCTGCAGGTGGTGTCTGCACAGCCGCATCGGCCTGGCCCATTTTGTTGGCGCTGAGCGCAGCGATGACGTCGACCACGAAAACGAGAGTGTCAGTACCCAAAATTGTTGGTGCACGGCCAGCAGTTCCATACCCATCCGATGGGGAGAGCGTGAGCAACACTCGCGAACCCTCGGCGACGCCAAGCAATCCGGTGTCCCACCCTTTCACGACCGATCCCTTTCCGATGGTGAAATCGAACGGGGTCTTTCCTGCGGCAAATGAAGTATCGAACGGGGTGGTGCCTCCCCAGACCACACCGTAATAGTTGACGACCAGCACGTCCCCGGTAGCGACGGCGGGCCCGTTGCCCTGCGAAAGGGTCTGGATGTTGAGCTTGGGCGGAGCGGGGGTACTCGGGAAGGTAACAGTGGGCAACTCACCGAATTTGCCGGTAACAGACGGCATTTCTGCCGCTGGAATATCCGCATTAGCAACAGTAGCGGCGGGGGTCTCCGGCCCATTCACAGGCGCGGTTGGGTCTGCAACGACAGCGGCTGGCGCACTAGCGCTCCCCTCCCCCGTCGGACCCGACTGATTACTGGCGCTTGCTTGACTGGTCGAGTCAGCGCTCGAGGCGACAACGGGGGTGGAGCCACAGGCAGCGAGAGCCAACAGGGGCAGGACGACAAGCACAGTGCGGATACGCATAGATTCCTCAAACTCGTAGAAGGCAACCGGCCAAGCTTACGGGGCAAGAGTGTGGGTTCGCTGCGAGCTGCGTGGCGCGGAGGATTCGCCTTCGCTGTTACACGCGCAAACAGTGAAGCGGATCGGGTACCCGATGGCTAAGTGGCGCGCGAGGACCCGCGCGCATCCTAGGCTGAACCCGTGGTCGCCAACGTGAAGGTCTTCGTCGCTCAGCTCGCAGGCCTGCCCGTGTACGGCCCGGACGGCGAGCCCATCGGCAAGGTGCGAGACGTAGTCGTGGTCCTCCGGCTAGACAAGCAGCCTCCCAGGGTTCTCGGCATCGTGGTTGATCTGCCCAGTCGGAAGCCAATCTTCGTCCCGATGCTGCGCGTCACCACCATCGAAGCCAACGCTGTGACCTTAGCCAAGGGCTCGGTTTCACTGCGGCGGTTCGGGCAGCGGCCTACAGAGGTGCTCCTGATGGCGCAACTGCTGGGTACGAAAGTCACCGTAGCCACCAGTCAGACTTCCGTCCTGATCGTCGACGCGGGGATGGAACAAAGCCGGACCCGCGATTGGCTGGTGAACAGGCTGGCGGTTCGCCCACGGGCCACACTTCTGGGTCGCCGACCACCAGTGCAGGTGCTGAACTGGGTGGATGTACGCGGCACCGACCTGATGAATCTGACCGGTACCGCGCCCGCCACCCAGCAATTGCTGGTCAGCATGGATGGGATGCGGCCCGCCGATGCTGCCTCGGTGTTTCGGGATTTGTCCATGGCACGACGCCATGAACTCGCTGACGCACTCGACGACGAACGCCTCGCCGACGTCATTGAAGAGCTATCCGAGGACGACCAGATGGACGTGCTCACGAATCTCGACGATGCGCGGGCGGCCGACATCCTCGAAGCGATGAACCCCGACGACGCCGCCGACCTCCTCGGCGAATTGCCGCCCGGTGTCTCCGAGCGCCTGCTGGCGTTGATGGAACCCGAGGACTCCGCGCCGGTCAAACGGCTGATGCAATACTCCTTCGACACAGCGGGTGGTCTGATGACACCCGAGCCAGTCGTTCTCACCCCGGACGCCACTATCGCCGAAGCTCTCGCTCGCGTCCGAGCGCCCAACCTCACGCCCGCGCTTGCCTCCATGGTCTTCGTCTGCCGGCCGCCACAGTCCACTCCGACCGGTCGCTACTTGGGCTGCGTGCACACCCAACGGCTGCTCCGCGAGTCACCGTTCGACTTGGTCGCCGGTGCGTTGGATACCGACATGGCCAGACTCTCCCCGGATGCCGACATCGGCGAGGTCACGCGGTTCCTGGCCGCGTATAACCTGGTGTGCGCGCCGGTGGTGGACGATGAAAACCATCTGCTGGGCGCGGTTTCCGTCGACGACCTACTTGACCACCTGCTTCCCGACAATTGGCGCGAAAACTCTGACAGGCTCGGGGTTGTGAATAGAGGGACCAATGGCTGACTCGTTTTCCCAGCGCCATTTGGACCAGCCCAAATCTGGAAGCCGTTTCACCTTCAAGATTGACCCAGATTCCTTTGGGAAGCTGTCCGAGCGCCTCGCAAGGTTCTTGGGGACCGGCAAATTCCTGTTCTGGCAGACGTTGTTCGTCATCATGTGGATCTTGGTGAACATTCTCGCAGCGAGCAATAGCTGGGATCCGTACCCCTTCATCCTGCTGAACCTGGCCTTCTCTACCCAGGCTGCCTACGCCGCTCCGCTGATTCTTCTCGCACAAAACCGGCAGGATGATCGTGACCGTATTTCGCTGGAGGAGGACCGCAGCCGTGCAGTCCAGACAAAAGCGGGAACCGAATATCTCGCGCGCGAGATTGCTGCATTGCGCGTCGCAATCAACGAAGTAGCTACCCGCGACTACATTCGCGGCGAGGTCGATAAGCTACGCCAAGACTTGGATGCGCTGGCTGGGCAGCTCAGCGGAGCCGAACCAGCCGATGGCACCGGGGTCCCTAGCGGTCAGGGCAACCGCAAGCGTGAAAAGCCGAAAGTAAAGGCCAAAGTTGTGTTGCCAACACCCACGGAAGTTTCCTAGTTTTTCTCCAGAGATGAGTTTTTTGTGCCCTCGGTTCTCCTATTGACCTGTGCGGATCTACCACACCCAGAAGTCGAGACCGGCTTAATAGCAATGGCTTTGGGCGAACTCGGAATCGAATCGACTGTGCTCAACTGGGATGATCCAGCGCTCACCGACCTGCCCGCCGACCTCGTGGTACTTCGCTCAACGTGGGATTACACAACAGCCCTGCCGCGATTTCTCACGACACTCGAGGCCCTCCGGGCGCCGTTACTCAACTCGCTCCCGATCGTGAGATGGAACTGCCACAAGGGTTACCTCCTTGATCTAGCAGCCGCTGGGATCCCCATTGTTCCCACCTCGATCGTGAAACAGGGCGCTGCTATTCAAGTCCCAGAATTCGCCGGGGCCGATTCGGTCGTCATCAAACCTGCATCCTCAGCCGGCGCCCGAGGTGTGGGGAAGTTTGAAATCGGAGACCCCGCAGCGCTGGAACACTTGCAGACTTGGGCTCGGACTGGCGACATGCTCGTTCAGCCCTTCCTGCCTGAAATACTGTCCGGCGAACGATCGCTGATCTATATCGGCGGCACCTACTCGCACGCAGTGTGCAAAGTCCCGGGAGCACAGGACTTCCGGGTCCAAAGCGAATACGGCGGAGTGGTCAATCCGCACTCCCCGACGCCTGCGGAATTCGAAGTCGCCGAAGCTGCACTGGCGCACACCCCCGGCGAACTGCTCTATGCCAGGGTCGATCTCGTGGCCGGCTCGAACGGTCCGTTGGTGATGGAGCTGGAGTTGATCGAGCCGGAGCTGTTTATCGCGCAATTCCCCGATCGGGCTGCGCTGTTCGCTGGAGCGGTCGCACAAAGGCTTCACCGCACTGCATAGCGCGCTCCCTAAGTGTCCAGGTGCCGGGACCGGCTACTGACTCGCTAGCGCTCACCAGCGGGGGCCCACTCGATTACTCGATACAACAACGAATCCACGACCCCGATACTGCTGGGGCCGAGGATTCGTTAGTGGAGGTGCCGGGAATCGAACCCGGGTCCAACGTTGCTTTGTGAGGTCTTCTACGTGTGTAGTTTGCTACGTCTCTACTTGACCCCATTGATCTTGCAAACTAGCCAATGTGACGGGCCCAGTTACTGTTTGATTTCCCATCAACATCCGTAACCGATGCGGGTGGTAATCCTCCTAGTCGACGCCAGGTACTGGGCTGGAGGCCTGCCCAGGCTGACGGAATCGCAGCTAGCTCAGGCGGCTAGGGCGAATTCGCGCTGACTATTGTCGGCGCTTGATTTTTTGCGACATTATTGGTTTACGAGATCATCGTCGCCTTCCTCGACACGCTTCCCCTCACTCGACATCCGCTGTCGAAACCAATCACCCCCGCGTAGATACGATCACCGGCAACCGCCGACTCTGGTAAGTCTACCCAACCGCCAGCCAATGCCGCTCACGAATTCACGTTCCAGCCGCTACGGCCTCTTCACCCCTGACGGCGCAGCTTTCGGCAGGGTTTCCTTCGCCCACAACCAGGGCAAAAAAGCCAGGAGCACCACGCACCCGGCCAACAGGAATGCCATCTTAAATCCGCTCGCATCGACAATGAGTCCCGCTGCGATAGAGCCGATAACAGTGCCAATGTCGGCTGACATCTGGAATCCGGCAAGAACCGATCCGCCGTGCCGGCTGCCGATGACATCCGCCACTGCCGCTTGTTGGCCAGGGGTGATGAGTCCAGATCCGATCCCACCCAGGACGCTCAACAGCAATGTCACCGCTATGGAAGAAGTAAGACCGATCGCTCCTGTGGCCACTGCGGACACGATGAGCCCGCACATCACGGCCGGTTTACGTCCGACACGGTCCGACCACCTGCCGGAAACAGGAAGAACTATCGCATTTCCTACCGCAAATAAGGTCAAAGCGTAGCCAGCCACCGCCACATCGGACTTGAGGACGGACGCGACAAACAGCGGCAACAAGGCAATCCTAATCCCGTAAACCGCCCACCCCACCGTAAAATTCGACGCCAACACTGCGCGATAGGTGGGATGGCGAAGTGCTTCAGACAGCAACATGTCAACAGCCCCTTCCACCCTTACCCTCGGCGTGAGCTTCCCGCGCCCCAGCAGTAGTTGCACCACCACAATCGCGACCAACAGAGCTCCCGCGTACCCCAGGAACGGCGCCTTCATCGAAACCCCCACCAGCAACCCGCCGAGTAGGGGGCCCGTGATGTTGCCGATCAGAAACCCGCTGGCATACAGCGCGGACGCTCGCCCGCGAATTGATGGCGGCGTTACGCGTACCAACAGCGCGAATGACGAAATGGTGAACATGCACGAGCCGATACCGCCAAAACTACGGGCGGCGACGAGCCATCCGTACGACGGTGCAAAAGCAAACGCAATGTTGGACAGCGCCACAATCGCCAGGCCCATTAGGTAGATCGGGCGTTCCGACCAACGGTTAAGCAGCTTTCCCGCGACGGGCGAAAAGAGAAGCCGGCTGAGAGCGAAGGCTGAGATAATGACAGCCACAGCCGTAGCATTGACTCCAAAACTGGCGGCAAAAGTTGGCAACACCGGGGTCACTAACCCGAATCCGATAGCAACTACAAAGCTGCCCGCCACGAGCACCCAGACCTCACGCGGGATCCGCGGCGGCGCTGCCACGTCCACGATGCGCGCTCCTCTACATTTTTTGGGGGGCCAACTCTTTCGTAGGGTCGGTATCGCTAGGTCAGTCCATGCCCTTAAAGCGACGACCGCCGACCCTGGCCATTTCCCGGTTGGCATCGCGTTTGGCCATGTCTTGCCGTTTGTCGTACGTCTTCTTCCCTTTGGCGAGTCCCAGTTCGACCTTGGCCTTGCCATCGCTGAAATACAGACTCAGTGGCACCAACGACACGCCTGATTCCTTGAGCGCCGCGCGGAGCTTGCTGATCTGTTGGCGGTGGAGCAGGAGCTTGCGGGGACGCCGAGGGGTGTGGTTAGTCCACGTACCTTGGATGTACTCCTGAATGTGAACGTTGCGCAGCCAGATCTCGTCATCTGAGATGGTCGCGAAGCCATCGACGAGAGAAGCCCGGC includes:
- the serB gene encoding phosphoserine phosphatase SerB; protein product: MAKSSVLFTVSGRDRPGVTGVLFGMLSRHGADVLDVDQVVVRGQLTLGVLVSTGGDPESLQEAVEQGMASIGMQLQVSIGGDLESGRDTSTHVLVVMGKPLQAKAIGDLARRFGELGVNIETIKRIADYPVTGIELFVTAPDDEELRLAVTKIGAAAGFDVAVQRAGLARRSKRLIVFDVDSTLITGEVIELLADHTGRLAEVEEITKAAMRGELDFAESLHRRVAMLAGLDAAVLDEVGSSLELTPGARTTIRTLKRLGYRCGIVSGGFTQVTGHLVKELNLDFVAANTLEVVDGRLTGRVVGEVVDRQGKARALARFAMESGVPMNQTVAVGDGANDIDMLAAAGLGIAFNAKPIVAECADTALNQPFLDPVLFILGISRDEVEAADAEDGYHARSPRV
- a CDS encoding ATP-grasp domain-containing protein; translation: MPSVLLLTCADLPHPEVETGLIAMALGELGIESTVLNWDDPALTDLPADLVVLRSTWDYTTALPRFLTTLEALRAPLLNSLPIVRWNCHKGYLLDLAAAGIPIVPTSIVKQGAAIQVPEFAGADSVVIKPASSAGARGVGKFEIGDPAALEHLQTWARTGDMLVQPFLPEILSGERSLIYIGGTYSHAVCKVPGAQDFRVQSEYGGVVNPHSPTPAEFEVAEAALAHTPGELLYARVDLVAGSNGPLVMELELIEPELFIAQFPDRAALFAGAVAQRLHRTA
- a CDS encoding magnesium transporter MgtE N-terminal domain-containing protein; its protein translation is MVANVKVFVAQLAGLPVYGPDGEPIGKVRDVVVVLRLDKQPPRVLGIVVDLPSRKPIFVPMLRVTTIEANAVTLAKGSVSLRRFGQRPTEVLLMAQLLGTKVTVATSQTSVLIVDAGMEQSRTRDWLVNRLAVRPRATLLGRRPPVQVLNWVDVRGTDLMNLTGTAPATQQLLVSMDGMRPADAASVFRDLSMARRHELADALDDERLADVIEELSEDDQMDVLTNLDDARAADILEAMNPDDAADLLGELPPGVSERLLALMEPEDSAPVKRLMQYSFDTAGGLMTPEPVVLTPDATIAEALARVRAPNLTPALASMVFVCRPPQSTPTGRYLGCVHTQRLLRESPFDLVAGALDTDMARLSPDADIGEVTRFLAAYNLVCAPVVDDENHLLGAVSVDDLLDHLLPDNWRENSDRLGVVNRGTNG
- a CDS encoding FKBP-type peptidyl-prolyl cis-trans isomerase, whose amino-acid sequence is MRIRTVLVVLPLLALAACGSTPVVASSADSTSQASASNQSGPTGEGSASAPAAVVADPTAPVNGPETPAATVANADIPAAEMPSVTGKFGELPTVTFPSTPAPPKLNIQTLSQGNGPAVATGDVLVVNYYGVVWGGTTPFDTSFAAGKTPFDFTIGKGSVVKGWDTGLLGVAEGSRVLLTLSPSDGYGTAGRAPTILGTDTLVFVVDVIAALSANKMGQADAAVQTPPAGLPTVEGALGAFPTVTVPAGTAEPAGIVTTILAKGTGAPLVAGDAFLQFASYGYDGKKAGTTWENGGPQKITLGGIPELQSLLGIPVGSRIMLQIPATPEIPASASAAAVPANPASIFVMDVVYQAPAAK
- a CDS encoding DsbA family protein — translated: MVSRDPHDVSDTPAADEPLPAEPDQGETAVRPGWIAPPPAELRTAVGSGPAGSAIKRQSVASERKAGPQSKQLIIGGIVVVVMAVVLVVGLVLNKVNTAIQNDGYGSATSTTATVIDGVIAVGTKTAPVSIDYFTDALCANCGQFERQYGQQIAQAMDEGKLTVRYHLLTYLDARSITQTYSTRAAAAQLCVATNLGPEPGTFSRFHEQLFAQDVQPQENTFTDLSTEQLVDQLTQARTAVGATGNEAAVGKALACLRGGDTAAAAAANTASEARLTQALGGVGAPVVLVGNKGVNTDDVNWLTNLLAS
- the smpB gene encoding SsrA-binding protein SmpB, which gives rise to MPKETGRKAIASNRKARHDYTILETYEAGMVLMGTEVKSLRDGRASLVDGFATISDDEIWLRNVHIQEYIQGTWTNHTPRRPRKLLLHRQQISKLRAALKESGVSLVPLSLYFSDGKAKVELGLAKGKKTYDKRQDMAKRDANREMARVGGRRFKGMD
- a CDS encoding DUF1003 domain-containing protein; this translates as MADSFSQRHLDQPKSGSRFTFKIDPDSFGKLSERLARFLGTGKFLFWQTLFVIMWILVNILAASNSWDPYPFILLNLAFSTQAAYAAPLILLAQNRQDDRDRISLEEDRSRAVQTKAGTEYLAREIAALRVAINEVATRDYIRGEVDKLRQDLDALAGQLSGAEPADGTGVPSGQGNRKREKPKVKAKVVLPTPTEVS
- a CDS encoding MFS transporter, whose protein sequence is MDVAAPPRIPREVWVLVAGSFVVAIGFGLVTPVLPTFAASFGVNATAVAVIISAFALSRLLFSPVAGKLLNRWSERPIYLMGLAIVALSNIAFAFAPSYGWLVAARSFGGIGSCMFTISSFALLVRVTPPSIRGRASALYASGFLIGNITGPLLGGLLVGVSMKAPFLGYAGALLVAIVVVQLLLGRGKLTPRVRVEGAVDMLLSEALRHPTYRAVLASNFTVGWAVYGIRIALLPLFVASVLKSDVAVAGYALTLFAVGNAIVLPVSGRWSDRVGRKPAVMCGLIVSAVATGAIGLTSSIAVTLLLSVLGGIGSGLITPGQQAAVADVIGSRHGGSVLAGFQMSADIGTVIGSIAAGLIVDASGFKMAFLLAGCVVLLAFLPWLWAKETLPKAAPSGVKRP
- the ctaD gene encoding cytochrome c oxidase subunit I, whose amino-acid sequence is MTALAPRPVVSRPVTVQRAARGTKFLSMLKTTDHKTLGIMYIVTCMTFFMIGGVMALLMRAELAQPGMQFLSNDQYNQLFTMHGTVMLLFYATPIVFGFANFIMPLQIGAPDVAFPRLNAFSYWLFLFGALIALSGFFTPGGAAAFGWTAYTPLSGVENSPGVGGDLWIMGLAVGGLGTILGAVNMITTIICLRAPGMTMWRISAFTWTILITSILVLVAFPVLTAALFGLAADRHFGSHVFDPANGGAILFQHLFWFFGHPEVYILALPFFGIVSEIIPVFSRKPIFGYRGLVFATISIAALSVAVWAHHMYATGGVLLPFFSMMTFLIAVPTGLKFFNWIGTMWKGQLTYETPMLFVCGFLVTFLFGGLTGVILAAPAIDFHVSDSYFVVAHFHYVLFGVIVFATFGGIYFWFPKMTGRFLDEGLGKMHFWLTFIGFHLTFLVQHWLGNMGMPRRYADYLPSDGFTTLNVISTVGSFILGASVLPFVWNVIRSWRHGEITTADDPWGYGNSLEWATSSPPPRHNFLSLPRIRSERPAFELHHPHMVERLKHEAHPNRDWKPLDDLESSDHVRIPESL